In Candidatus Methylomirabilota bacterium, a genomic segment contains:
- a CDS encoding RNA polymerase sigma factor, producing MAEDAFEAVVGAHHAEIRRYLLRITARPNDADDLSQETFLRAFRAYRALPGGANVRAWLFAIATNLGRNHFRAQSRRRKAYAAAALEMPLRSLGANPDGEAVAHEAQTRIEHVIRGLPQKQRLAFIMRKMHELEYAEIGTSLRCSEESARAHVFQALRKIRRGLDGHLPGGTESQS from the coding sequence ATGGCAGAGGATGCCTTCGAGGCGGTGGTGGGGGCCCATCACGCGGAGATACGGCGCTACCTGCTGCGGATCACGGCGCGCCCTAACGACGCCGACGATCTCTCGCAGGAGACCTTCCTTCGCGCGTTCAGGGCGTACCGCGCCCTGCCCGGCGGCGCCAATGTCCGGGCGTGGCTCTTCGCGATCGCGACGAACCTCGGACGCAATCACTTCCGCGCGCAGTCGCGTCGGCGAAAGGCCTACGCGGCCGCCGCGCTGGAGATGCCGCTGCGGTCGCTCGGCGCGAATCCGGACGGCGAAGCGGTGGCCCACGAGGCGCAGACCCGGATCGAGCACGTGATCCGCGGCCTTCCCCAGAAACAGCGGCTGGCGTTCATCATGAGAAAGATGCACGAGCTCGAATACGCGGAGATCGGAACGAGCCTCCGGTGCTCGGAGGAGAGCGCCCGCGCCCACGTCTTCCAGGCCCTCCGGAAGATCCGCAGAGGGCTCGACGGTCATCTCCCGGGCGGAACGGAGTCCCAGTCATGA
- a CDS encoding cache domain-containing protein, with amino-acid sequence MGRIRWPQVIFLGSTWAVVSFLALMVVGLAWTTRLKPQALADARAQRQETVRVLARLADAQVRDRLDALEPLAAHLAQSWASHEPRALQREMDTMRATLQMPTLFVVTPDGRPLAFSPLVGPDGASNLDLRYADRPLLQEAIRTQRPAISGIIYGRASRDFIVGAAVPVRIDRQIVAYLLGSIRLQASIEAIEQAAAGPGGWLVMIDGEKRAIYLDSKTRQITQADWTGHPVVRALSRRNTAGIVEMDGGDWLATQAVMPTLRVNLVLLGSVNAILESQRAVLLTLGATLLVSLAMSLAVATVVAMRFVREQREEEAGKGHVPVRT; translated from the coding sequence ATGGGCAGGATTCGCTGGCCGCAGGTGATCTTCCTCGGCTCGACGTGGGCGGTCGTGTCCTTCCTGGCGCTGATGGTGGTGGGCCTGGCGTGGACCACGCGGCTGAAGCCGCAGGCGCTGGCGGACGCGCGCGCGCAGCGGCAGGAGACGGTGCGGGTGCTCGCCCGCCTGGCCGACGCCCAGGTGCGCGACCGGCTCGATGCGCTGGAGCCGCTCGCCGCCCACCTCGCGCAGAGCTGGGCGTCGCACGAGCCCCGGGCGCTGCAGCGCGAGATGGACACCATGCGCGCCACGCTGCAGATGCCCACGCTGTTCGTGGTCACCCCCGACGGGCGGCCGCTCGCGTTCAGCCCGCTGGTCGGCCCCGACGGAGCCTCCAACCTCGACCTGCGCTACGCGGATCGCCCGCTCCTGCAGGAGGCGATTCGCACCCAGCGGCCCGCCATCTCCGGCATCATCTACGGGCGCGCCAGCCGCGACTTCATCGTGGGGGCGGCGGTGCCCGTCCGGATCGATCGGCAGATCGTCGCCTACCTGCTCGGCAGCATTCGCCTGCAGGCGTCGATCGAGGCCATCGAGCAGGCGGCGGCCGGACCCGGCGGCTGGCTGGTGATGATCGACGGCGAGAAGCGCGCGATCTACCTCGATTCGAAGACCCGCCAGATCACCCAGGCCGATTGGACCGGGCATCCGGTGGTGCGGGCGCTGTCGCGACGGAACACCGCCGGCATCGTGGAGATGGACGGTGGCGACTGGCTCGCGACCCAGGCGGTCATGCCCACGCTTCGGGTCAATCTGGTGCTGCTCGGGTCGGTGAACGCCATCCTGGAATCCCAGCGCGCGGTGCTGCTGACCCTGGGCGCCACGCTGCTGGTCTCCCTCGCGATGAGCCTGGCCGTCGCCACCGTCGTGGCGATGCGGTTCGTGCGCGAGCAGCGAGAAGAGGAGGCCGGCAAGGGGCACGTGCCGGTGCGCACCTAG
- a CDS encoding OsmC family protein yields the protein MTDGVKIDTVRSGSSGVLGRSLNSARHQHFVLDSPSGPNEAITNGEAFLAGISSCGVTLIEKHAHDTGVPLASMEVVIEGIRSNATPNRFQAIHVKFALRGVDQATARSLVETWQDR from the coding sequence ATGACCGACGGCGTCAAGATCGACACGGTGCGATCCGGCTCGAGCGGGGTGCTCGGCCGCTCGCTCAACAGCGCCCGCCACCAGCACTTCGTGCTGGATTCGCCGTCCGGACCGAACGAGGCGATCACCAACGGCGAGGCGTTCCTGGCCGGCATCTCCTCGTGCGGCGTCACCCTCATCGAGAAGCACGCCCACGACACCGGCGTCCCGCTTGCGAGCATGGAGGTGGTGATCGAGGGGATTCGCAGCAACGCGACGCCCAATCGGTTCCAGGCGATCCACGTGAAGTTCGCGCTGCGCGGAGTCGACCAGGCCACCGCCCGCTCGCTGGTGGAAACGTGGCAGGACCGGTGA
- a CDS encoding Zn-dependent alcohol dehydrogenase has product MKAAVLYNANQPLEVVELTQEGPKAGEARVKVKAAGICHSDWHIMNGDWTPPLPMVLGHEAAGIVDEVGPGVTNVKPGDHIIFSFRPHCGRCLYCSMGRSILCDGHTSPRWGMLDGTYRLKRNGQDIHQMARIGTFSEQVVCPAEMLVPIRKEMPWPQAALMGCCVPTGVGAVTRCAEVEAGASVLVIGCGGVGLNVVQGARLAGASVILAADLLDSKLTYAKDFGATHTINAKSENVVDRARELTQGRGVDYAFDAIGGEATTLQIVDAIRPGGTAVIVGMAALNVRAPITPYNMALQEKVIKGTMYGSVRPNTDFPKLVDLYLDGRLKIDELISRTYKLEDINEGFTALRTGQVARGVVVFN; this is encoded by the coding sequence GTGAAAGCCGCCGTGCTCTACAACGCCAATCAGCCGCTCGAGGTCGTGGAGCTCACGCAGGAAGGCCCGAAGGCCGGCGAGGCCCGCGTCAAGGTCAAGGCGGCCGGCATCTGTCACAGCGACTGGCACATCATGAACGGGGACTGGACGCCGCCGCTGCCGATGGTGCTGGGTCACGAGGCGGCCGGCATCGTCGACGAGGTGGGGCCGGGCGTGACCAACGTGAAGCCGGGCGACCACATCATCTTCTCGTTCCGGCCGCACTGCGGGCGCTGTCTCTACTGCTCGATGGGCCGGTCCATCCTGTGCGACGGCCACACCTCGCCGCGCTGGGGCATGCTCGACGGCACGTATCGGCTGAAGCGGAACGGGCAGGACATCCATCAGATGGCCCGCATCGGCACCTTCTCCGAGCAGGTGGTGTGCCCGGCCGAGATGCTCGTGCCGATCCGCAAGGAGATGCCGTGGCCGCAGGCCGCCCTCATGGGCTGCTGCGTGCCCACCGGCGTGGGCGCGGTCACCCGCTGCGCGGAGGTCGAGGCGGGCGCGTCCGTGCTGGTCATCGGCTGCGGCGGCGTGGGGCTGAACGTCGTGCAAGGCGCGCGGCTGGCCGGCGCCTCCGTCATCCTGGCCGCCGACCTGCTCGACAGCAAGCTCACCTACGCCAAGGACTTCGGGGCCACGCACACCATCAACGCCAAGAGCGAGAACGTGGTGGATCGGGCGCGCGAGCTGACCCAGGGACGCGGGGTCGACTACGCCTTCGACGCCATCGGGGGTGAGGCCACCACGCTGCAGATCGTGGACGCCATCCGCCCGGGCGGCACCGCGGTGATCGTCGGCATGGCCGCGCTCAACGTGCGCGCGCCGATCACCCCGTACAACATGGCGCTGCAGGAGAAGGTCATCAAGGGCACGATGTACGGCTCGGTGCGGCCCAACACCGACTTCCCGAAGCTGGTGGATCTCTACCTCGACGGTCGCCTCAAGATCGACGAGCTGATCAGCCGCACCTACAAGCTCGAGGACATCAACGAGGGGTTCACCGCGCTGCGCACCGGCCAGGTGGCCCGCGGCGTGGTCGTGTTCAACTGA
- a CDS encoding M28 family peptidase, with protein sequence MGDDSPAALARLLCGRDNPAREAALPRYLQYRGIAFARHRFTRPQGRGDNYAVELGEGPRVLVLCAHHDAIPGSPGANDNAAAVGILLHLIPRLPSRIARGWRVRLLFTAAEELDYLGARAYVEDTALADVAGVLSLELCGIGDTVAVWDAVEPTPLLGGVTGALESIGLAREAGYHVVGRIPMFGSDHRAFAAAAIPAYGFTMVPAAHAAALRRFVLSPLRSSVRSLIRRPPPFDTYHTSDDALETLEPVALHRAAAALTAVVAGLDRIPTV encoded by the coding sequence GTGGGCGACGATTCGCCCGCCGCGCTCGCCCGTCTCCTCTGCGGGCGGGACAACCCGGCGCGCGAGGCCGCGTTGCCGCGCTACCTGCAGTACCGCGGCATCGCGTTCGCGCGGCACCGCTTCACCCGGCCCCAGGGCCGCGGCGACAACTACGCGGTCGAGCTGGGCGAGGGCCCGCGCGTGCTCGTGCTGTGCGCGCACCACGACGCGATCCCGGGCAGTCCGGGCGCCAACGACAACGCGGCCGCGGTCGGCATCCTGCTCCACCTGATTCCCCGCCTGCCCTCGCGCATTGCGCGCGGCTGGCGCGTGCGTCTGCTCTTCACCGCGGCCGAGGAGCTGGACTACCTGGGCGCGCGCGCCTACGTGGAGGACACCGCGCTCGCCGACGTCGCGGGCGTGCTGAGCCTCGAGCTGTGCGGCATCGGCGACACGGTGGCCGTATGGGACGCGGTCGAGCCGACGCCGCTCCTCGGCGGGGTGACCGGGGCGCTCGAATCCATCGGGCTGGCCCGTGAGGCCGGCTATCACGTGGTGGGACGGATCCCGATGTTCGGCAGCGACCACCGGGCCTTCGCGGCCGCGGCGATCCCGGCCTACGGGTTCACGATGGTGCCGGCGGCTCACGCGGCCGCTCTCCGGCGCTTCGTGCTGAGCCCGCTCCGGTCCAGCGTGCGGAGCCTGATCCGCCGGCCCCCGCCCTTCGACACCTACCACACCAGCGACGACGCGCTCGAGACGCTCGAGCCGGTCGCGCTGCACCGGGCCGCCGCCGCGCTCACCGCGGTGGTCGCCGGACTCGATCGGATCCCGACCGTCTAG
- a CDS encoding enolase C-terminal domain-like protein, with amino-acid sequence MKITDMTLTLFAWDNIPATTYGRHTGRFGGQSQLGLLTLRTDEGAEGHAFLGSASRGAQYDAQSLMSSLKPLVMDQDPLERERLYQALLTRSRQTTWRAIGAVDVALWDLGGKLAGLPIHRLLGSYRERLPAYASSAVLSSKQAYAEEAARFKAEGWTAYKIHPPTDPRVDIEICEAVRSMVGDGFTLMLDSTWAYDYPAAIRVGRAIERLGYYWYEDPLADDDLYNYVKLKQHLSIPILATEYAPGGFTAYAPWIVARATDFLRGDVAVKGGITPLVKTAHLAEGFHMNFEIHHGGNSLNNVANLHVAMAIRNCEFFEVLLPAESQKYGLVADIEVDSHGMVRAPTAPGLGAQIDFALIERNKVATLS; translated from the coding sequence GTGAAGATCACCGACATGACGCTCACCCTGTTCGCCTGGGACAACATCCCGGCCACCACCTACGGACGGCACACCGGCCGCTTCGGCGGGCAGAGCCAGCTCGGGCTCCTCACTCTGCGCACCGACGAGGGCGCGGAGGGCCACGCGTTCCTGGGCTCGGCGAGCCGCGGCGCGCAGTACGACGCCCAGTCGCTGATGAGCTCGCTCAAGCCACTGGTGATGGACCAGGATCCGCTCGAGCGTGAGCGCCTCTACCAGGCGCTCCTCACGCGGAGTCGTCAGACGACGTGGCGCGCCATCGGCGCCGTCGACGTGGCCCTGTGGGACCTCGGCGGCAAGCTGGCCGGGCTGCCCATCCATCGGCTGCTCGGCTCCTATCGCGAGCGCCTGCCCGCCTACGCGAGCTCGGCGGTGCTGTCGTCCAAGCAGGCCTACGCGGAGGAGGCGGCGCGGTTCAAGGCCGAGGGGTGGACCGCCTACAAGATCCATCCGCCCACCGATCCGCGCGTCGACATCGAGATCTGCGAGGCGGTGCGGAGCATGGTGGGCGACGGCTTCACTCTGATGCTCGATTCCACCTGGGCCTACGACTATCCGGCCGCGATCCGGGTGGGCCGCGCGATCGAGCGCCTCGGCTACTACTGGTACGAGGATCCGCTGGCCGACGACGATCTCTACAACTACGTCAAGCTCAAGCAGCACCTGTCGATCCCGATCCTCGCCACCGAGTACGCCCCCGGCGGCTTCACCGCGTACGCGCCCTGGATCGTGGCCCGCGCCACCGACTTCCTGCGGGGCGATGTCGCGGTCAAGGGTGGCATCACGCCGCTGGTCAAGACGGCGCATCTGGCCGAGGGCTTCCACATGAACTTCGAGATCCACCACGGCGGCAACTCGCTCAACAACGTGGCCAATCTCCACGTGGCCATGGCCATCCGCAACTGCGAGTTCTTCGAGGTGCTGCTCCCCGCGGAGTCGCAGAAGTACGGGCTGGTCGCCGACATCGAGGTGGACTCGCACGGCATGGTGCGCGCGCCCACCGCGCCCGGCCTGGGCGCCCAGATCGACTTCGCCCTGATCGAGCGGAACAAGGTCGCGACGCTCAGCTAG
- a CDS encoding stress response translation initiation inhibitor YciH (involved in start site selection during the initiation of translation) yields MTPPPSKLSGARPAIPRDGVVRLFRDRGGRNGKTVTVIHGLPECGPALEARLAELKRMCGAGGTLRDGVIEIQGDHRDRLAERFRALGYRVKIAGG; encoded by the coding sequence GTGACGCCGCCGCCGTCGAAGCTGTCCGGGGCCCGACCCGCGATTCCGCGCGACGGCGTGGTCCGCCTCTTCCGCGATCGCGGAGGGCGCAACGGCAAGACCGTCACCGTGATCCACGGACTGCCCGAGTGCGGGCCGGCGCTCGAGGCCCGCCTCGCCGAGCTGAAACGGATGTGCGGGGCCGGGGGCACGCTGCGAGACGGCGTGATCGAGATCCAGGGCGATCACCGCGATCGCCTGGCCGAGCGCTTCCGCGCCCTCGGCTACCGCGTCAAGATCGCGGGCGGCTAG
- a CDS encoding putative quinol monooxygenase, with the protein MLGVVATIKVKPGMEKEFEAVAKELVAKVNANEPGCRLYALHRGEAPQTYVFMERYTDQSAVDAHRATDYFKALGRKMGEFMDGRAEVVRLKEVE; encoded by the coding sequence ATGCTCGGTGTCGTCGCGACGATCAAGGTCAAGCCGGGGATGGAGAAGGAGTTCGAGGCCGTGGCGAAGGAGCTGGTCGCCAAGGTGAACGCCAACGAGCCGGGCTGCCGCCTCTACGCGCTGCATCGTGGCGAAGCGCCCCAGACGTACGTATTCATGGAGCGTTACACCGACCAGTCCGCGGTCGACGCCCATCGGGCGACTGACTACTTCAAGGCGCTGGGGCGAAAGATGGGCGAGTTCATGGATGGTCGCGCCGAGGTCGTGCGCCTGAAGGAAGTCGAGTAG
- a CDS encoding RNA methyltransferase encodes MSSSIDSIIDPADPRIASYREARDGRVRRAGLFLAEGRLVVRRLLESRFTVRSILATRGVLDDLGDAIGKRPSVQRYEASAEIIRAVVGFTFHRGCLALGEEGPPIPAAAVVEPAGSRLVLGLEDVTDPDNVGAVFRNAAAFGAAGLVLSSRCADPLYRKALRVSMGATLAIAFATTDWRDGLVALRAAGYTLMALTPHAGAQILDAVVAHGPAPRRLAVLLGAEGAGLSEATHRAADLRVRIAMAPGVDSLNVATACAIALHRLTDLARPADAGSMMDGDPS; translated from the coding sequence GTGTCGTCGTCCATCGACTCGATCATCGATCCCGCCGACCCGCGCATCGCGTCCTATCGTGAGGCGCGCGACGGCCGCGTGCGCCGGGCCGGGCTGTTCCTGGCGGAGGGGCGGCTCGTCGTTCGGCGGCTGCTCGAGAGCCGCTTCACGGTGCGCTCGATCCTGGCTACCCGAGGCGTGCTGGACGACCTCGGGGACGCGATCGGCAAGCGGCCATCCGTCCAGCGATACGAGGCTTCCGCCGAGATCATCCGGGCGGTGGTGGGCTTCACGTTCCATCGCGGCTGCCTCGCGCTCGGCGAGGAAGGACCGCCGATCCCGGCCGCCGCCGTCGTCGAGCCGGCCGGCTCCCGCCTCGTGCTCGGCCTGGAAGACGTCACGGACCCCGACAACGTGGGCGCCGTCTTCCGGAACGCGGCCGCGTTCGGGGCGGCCGGCCTCGTGCTCTCGTCACGCTGTGCCGATCCGCTGTACCGGAAAGCCCTTCGGGTCTCGATGGGCGCCACGCTCGCGATTGCGTTCGCCACGACGGACTGGCGCGACGGCCTCGTCGCGCTCCGCGCGGCCGGCTACACGCTGATGGCGCTGACACCTCATGCCGGCGCTCAAATCCTCGACGCGGTCGTGGCCCACGGTCCGGCTCCGCGTCGGCTGGCCGTGCTGCTGGGCGCGGAGGGCGCCGGCCTGAGCGAAGCGACGCACCGGGCCGCAGACCTTCGAGTGCGCATCGCGATGGCGCCCGGCGTGGACTCGTTGAACGTGGCCACCGCCTGCGCGATTGCCCTGCATCGACTGACCGACCTGGCCCGACCGGCCGACGCGGGCAGTATGATGGACGGCGATCCGTCATGA
- a CDS encoding DUF72 domain-containing protein, protein MIRIGTSGYSYPEWRGSFYPEKFPTGKMLPYYAERFSTVEINNTFYRMPNAKTIAGWDAETPAHFSFTLKAPQRITHFARLRDIDDSLRYFLDTAAALGPKLGTVLFQLPPNFKKDLARLDGLLTRLPAGLRCALEFRHESWLAEDVYERLRTANAALCLADTEEETTPLQATADWGYLRLRDQGYTAADLEEWARTITRLGAGWRDVFVYFKHEEAGTGPEFARRLNAILNP, encoded by the coding sequence ATGATCCGCATCGGCACGTCGGGCTACAGCTATCCCGAGTGGCGCGGCAGCTTCTATCCCGAGAAGTTCCCGACCGGGAAGATGCTGCCCTACTACGCCGAGCGCTTCTCCACCGTGGAGATCAACAACACCTTCTACCGGATGCCGAACGCCAAGACCATCGCGGGGTGGGATGCCGAGACGCCCGCGCACTTCTCGTTCACCCTCAAGGCCCCGCAGCGGATCACCCACTTCGCGCGGCTGCGCGACATCGACGATTCGCTACGCTACTTCCTCGACACCGCCGCCGCGCTCGGGCCGAAGCTCGGCACCGTGCTCTTCCAGCTTCCGCCCAACTTCAAGAAGGACCTGGCGCGTCTGGACGGCCTGCTGACGCGGCTGCCCGCGGGCCTCCGCTGCGCGCTCGAGTTCCGCCACGAAAGCTGGCTCGCCGAGGACGTGTACGAGCGCCTGCGCACGGCGAACGCGGCCCTCTGCCTCGCCGATACCGAGGAGGAGACCACGCCGCTGCAGGCCACCGCGGACTGGGGCTACCTCCGGCTGCGCGATCAGGGCTACACCGCGGCGGATCTCGAGGAGTGGGCCCGGACGATCACGCGACTCGGCGCGGGCTGGCGGGACGTGTTCGTGTACTTCAAGCACGAGGAGGCTGGGACCGGCCCCGAGTTCGCCCGCCGGCTGAACGCGATCCTGAATCCGTAG
- a CDS encoding Ku protein, which yields MAPHSLGSGTISFGLVSIPVRLYTAASSGGVSFNLLHAKCGNRVRQQMFCPVCNEVVERGGLVKGYEFQKDQYVRFGDEELKSLEGESSKVIDIAEFVPLPSVDPIYFEKTYYLGPDKGGEKPYRLLADAMAKSDRVALATFVMRGKESLVLIRPAQDGLMLHTMYFADEVRDFGEIEKGKSVKLRDGELQLATRLIDELSHDEFKPEQYQDDYRNRVLELVSAKVAGQEITTPAPETQRAQVIDLMDALKQSLAKRAGGASETPAAKTAVAAAKKPPVKASKRGAGEDKDRKAQAGRK from the coding sequence ATGGCGCCACATTCCCTCGGCTCGGGCACGATCTCCTTCGGCCTGGTCTCGATCCCGGTCAGGCTGTACACCGCCGCCTCCTCCGGAGGCGTGAGCTTCAACCTGTTGCACGCCAAGTGCGGCAATCGCGTCCGCCAGCAGATGTTCTGCCCGGTGTGCAACGAGGTCGTGGAGCGCGGAGGGCTGGTCAAGGGCTACGAGTTCCAGAAGGATCAGTACGTGCGCTTCGGGGACGAGGAGCTGAAGTCGCTGGAGGGCGAGTCGTCCAAGGTCATCGACATCGCGGAGTTCGTGCCGCTGCCCTCGGTGGACCCGATCTACTTCGAGAAGACCTACTACCTGGGGCCCGACAAGGGCGGTGAAAAGCCGTATCGGCTCCTCGCCGACGCGATGGCCAAGAGCGATCGGGTCGCCCTGGCCACCTTCGTGATGCGCGGCAAGGAGAGCCTCGTGCTCATCCGTCCCGCCCAGGACGGCCTGATGCTGCACACGATGTACTTCGCCGACGAGGTGCGCGACTTCGGCGAGATCGAGAAGGGCAAGTCGGTGAAGCTGCGCGACGGGGAGCTGCAGCTGGCCACGCGGCTCATCGACGAGCTATCGCACGACGAGTTCAAGCCGGAGCAGTACCAGGACGACTATCGCAATCGCGTCCTCGAGCTGGTGAGCGCAAAGGTGGCCGGCCAGGAGATCACCACCCCGGCCCCGGAGACCCAACGCGCCCAGGTCATCGACCTCATGGACGCGCTGAAGCAGAGCCTCGCCAAGCGCGCCGGCGGCGCGTCGGAAACGCCGGCGGCCAAGACCGCGGTCGCCGCGGCCAAGAAGCCGCCGGTCAAGGCCTCCAAGCGCGGAGCCGGCGAGGACAAGGACAGGAAGGCCCAAGCCGGACGGAAATGA
- a CDS encoding tetratricopeptide repeat protein: protein MTVFSTDEVAKILGLSSSQIRSTARAAQLSPGRGRDGRLRWTFHDLLLLKTTRGLLAARVPARRIRRTLASLRRQLPGDQALSSVTIYADGRRAVVWDGRVRWQPDSGQFLFNFEAAAVSPLAPARMADSAPASRPATRSAEEWFDLGCELEAGSPEEARHAYEQAIALDPALADAHVNLGRLFHHAGLTDRAETHYRAALAHAPRDPIGHFNLAGLLEEIGRTQDAVASYQQALAADPDFADAHYNLGLLLDSLGRRAGAMTHLRAARRLYGRRSA, encoded by the coding sequence ATGACCGTCTTCTCCACCGACGAGGTGGCGAAGATCCTCGGTCTGTCGAGCTCGCAGATCCGCTCCACCGCCCGCGCCGCTCAGCTCTCACCCGGCCGGGGCCGCGACGGCCGCCTTCGCTGGACCTTTCACGATCTCCTCCTGCTGAAGACCACGCGCGGTCTGCTCGCTGCCCGCGTGCCCGCGCGCCGAATTCGCCGCACGCTCGCGTCGCTGCGTCGGCAGCTGCCCGGCGACCAGGCGCTCTCCAGCGTGACGATCTACGCGGACGGACGCCGGGCCGTCGTCTGGGATGGCCGCGTGCGCTGGCAGCCCGACTCCGGCCAGTTCCTGTTCAACTTCGAGGCGGCCGCGGTGAGCCCACTCGCGCCCGCCCGCATGGCCGACTCCGCCCCGGCGTCCCGACCCGCCACGCGGAGCGCGGAGGAGTGGTTCGATCTCGGCTGCGAGCTGGAAGCCGGCTCGCCCGAGGAGGCGCGCCACGCCTACGAGCAGGCGATCGCCCTCGATCCTGCGCTCGCCGACGCGCACGTCAATCTCGGGCGGCTCTTCCATCACGCCGGCCTGACCGATCGCGCCGAGACCCACTACCGCGCCGCCCTCGCGCACGCACCGCGCGATCCGATCGGCCACTTCAATCTGGCGGGGCTGCTCGAGGAGATCGGCCGGACGCAGGACGCGGTGGCCTCCTACCAGCAGGCGCTCGCCGCCGACCCCGACTTCGCCGACGCGCACTACAACCTCGGATTGCTCCTCGACTCGCTCGGCCGCCGGGCCGGCGCCATGACGCATCTCCGCGCGGCGCGCCGGCTGTACGGCCGCCGCTCGGCATAG